A single genomic interval of Halococcus sediminicola harbors:
- a CDS encoding helix-turn-helix domain-containing protein has protein sequence MPDAMVEYLRADMECEGLLECFHGLTDLDRECFAVVVASSSALTVDEIAVEVDRERSTVYRSLQRLLTAGFVQKEQVNYEQGGYYHVFRPTDPDVVADEMQRMLNDWYAKMGQLIGEFREKYDVEGQATPVEG, from the coding sequence ATGCCCGATGCAATGGTCGAGTATCTCCGTGCGGACATGGAGTGCGAGGGGTTGCTCGAATGTTTCCACGGTCTCACCGATCTCGACCGCGAGTGTTTCGCGGTCGTCGTCGCCAGCAGTAGTGCATTGACCGTCGACGAGATCGCCGTCGAGGTCGACCGCGAGCGCTCGACGGTCTATCGGTCGCTCCAACGGCTGCTCACGGCGGGGTTCGTCCAGAAGGAGCAGGTCAACTACGAGCAGGGTGGCTACTACCACGTCTTTCGCCCCACCGACCCCGACGTCGTCGCCGACGAGATGCAGCGAATGCTGAACGACTGGTACGCGAAGATGGGCCAACTCATCGGCGAATTCCGCGAGAAGTACGACGTCGAGGGCCAAGCGACGCCCGTCGAGGGCTGA
- a CDS encoding inorganic phosphate transporter, translated as MVSVLLVVGVLVAVFVGYNIGGSSTGVAFGPAVGSRITGKTLAAVLFTAFALLGGWTVGREVVETMGGEIVPASEFTLAASVVVLFFTGLSLLISNLFGVPASTSMTAVGAIAGLGVVTDSLNETVMFGIVSAWIVAPLVAFWSGVVIGRYIYPHLNARISFGRIEDGLFAFDRSGVLPRPMLKDGATGRDVVGAAVVLLVACYNAFSAGASNTANAVAPLVGSNAITVEQGVLIAVGAMALGAFTIARRTLDTVGDGITDLPILAAILVSLVGATIITILSNLGIPASLAVSMTSCIIGLGWGRSSRAVTLADAAGSAIEGEGRPDFSVGALAAEGGDDSGPPAGPTVGDLATAETAAEPSPTAAPSGKVPKIGEEEPEELPTDDLFDAAATGRIVTMWLLTPTISAIGSYLVFSLFF; from the coding sequence ATGGTATCCGTTTTGCTTGTCGTCGGCGTGTTGGTGGCGGTGTTCGTCGGCTACAACATCGGTGGCTCCTCGACCGGCGTCGCCTTCGGCCCGGCGGTGGGCAGTCGCATCACCGGCAAGACGCTTGCTGCCGTGCTGTTCACCGCGTTCGCACTGCTCGGCGGCTGGACGGTCGGGCGCGAGGTCGTCGAGACGATGGGCGGCGAGATCGTCCCCGCGAGCGAGTTCACCCTCGCCGCGAGCGTCGTCGTCCTCTTCTTTACGGGGCTCTCCCTGCTCATCTCGAACCTCTTTGGCGTCCCCGCTTCGACCTCGATGACCGCCGTCGGCGCGATCGCGGGACTCGGCGTCGTGACCGATTCGCTCAACGAAACCGTGATGTTCGGCATCGTCTCGGCGTGGATCGTCGCCCCGCTGGTCGCCTTCTGGTCCGGCGTCGTCATCGGTCGGTACATCTACCCGCACCTCAACGCACGCATCTCCTTCGGGCGCATCGAGGACGGGCTATTCGCGTTCGACCGGTCGGGCGTTCTCCCCCGGCCGATGCTCAAAGACGGCGCGACCGGCCGTGACGTCGTCGGCGCGGCGGTCGTGCTGTTGGTCGCCTGCTACAACGCCTTCTCGGCGGGCGCGTCGAACACCGCGAACGCGGTCGCACCATTAGTAGGAAGCAACGCCATCACCGTCGAGCAGGGCGTCCTCATCGCCGTCGGCGCGATGGCGCTCGGCGCGTTCACCATCGCCCGGCGCACGCTCGATACGGTCGGCGACGGCATCACCGACCTGCCGATTCTGGCGGCCATCCTCGTCTCGCTCGTCGGCGCGACCATCATCACCATCTTGTCGAATCTGGGCATCCCGGCGAGCCTCGCGGTGAGCATGACCTCCTGTATCATCGGGCTGGGTTGGGGCCGGTCGAGTCGGGCCGTGACGCTCGCCGACGCCGCCGGGTCGGCCATCGAGGGCGAGGGTCGACCCGACTTCTCGGTGGGCGCGCTCGCCGCCGAAGGAGGCGACGACAGTGGGCCACCGGCCGGTCCGACCGTCGGCGATCTCGCCACGGCCGAGACCGCCGCGGAACCGTCACCGACCGCCGCACCGAGCGGGAAAGTGCCGAAAATCGGCGAGGAGGAACCCGAGGAACTGCCGACCGACGATCTCTTCGACGCGGCGGCAACGGGTCGAATCGTCACGATGTGGCTGCTCACGCCGACGATCTCGGCCATCGGCTCGTATCTCGTCTTCTCGCTCTTCTTCTGA
- a CDS encoding universal stress protein produces MGESPDDAERVLVPMEGSERAKRAFEHALDHSEGVLVMLTVIDPFDTDPTSTGYHSPTGVPGMPGYTEEWYAGARNDAEELHDSARERAGDRPVESAVVFGKPTRCIVEFADEHGIDHIVIGNHARNGRFRGLLGNTATSVVRHSRVPVTVVR; encoded by the coding sequence ATGGGCGAGTCGCCAGACGACGCCGAGCGCGTACTCGTCCCGATGGAGGGCTCCGAGCGAGCCAAGCGGGCGTTCGAGCACGCGCTCGACCACTCCGAGGGGGTGCTCGTCATGCTCACCGTCATCGACCCGTTCGACACCGACCCGACCTCGACGGGGTATCACTCGCCAACGGGGGTCCCCGGTATGCCGGGCTACACCGAGGAGTGGTACGCGGGCGCACGAAACGACGCCGAAGAACTCCACGACAGCGCCCGTGAACGGGCCGGCGACCGCCCCGTCGAGAGCGCGGTCGTCTTCGGCAAACCCACTCGGTGTATCGTCGAGTTCGCCGACGAGCACGGCATCGACCACATCGTCATCGGCAATCACGCCCGCAACGGCCGCTTCCGTGGCCTGCTCGGCAACACCGCGACGTCGGTCGTCCGGCACTCGCGCGTCCCCGTCACCGTCGTTCGTTAG
- a CDS encoding M20 family metallopeptidase, whose product MTDSSSQTADSTTADAANTDAIENIAEEIDHDETISLLQDLVRIESPYFEEEEITEFVYDWLDERGLDPEYHPVSESELTGFEGNNVLARLSGTDPEAPTLLLNAHMDTVQLVEAWEEDPLSGRIENGRLYGQGACDMKGGLAAVMVAFEALAETDLAGDVVFSAVVDEEGPYGLGANQLIRDGVTDDCDGVIVTEPGPILAQEDIENPALLLGARGRFLYDIGVTGKAAHGSQPHKGTNAVVDAGRLADALADIEVGTHERLGDGSVCPIEIDGGGETLSVPESCRLLVDRHVVIGEEKDQVRADAERAVDDLALDSEVQVGFRDAPGPDVRYGPYVTDPDDPLVAALSAGVEHVSGDEPDTGHFASVGDFNYFGHRAGLPTVIVGPDGENIHGAGEFVYTDEVVEVARIVAAGCASLLGNG is encoded by the coding sequence ATGACTGATTCATCATCCCAAACGGCCGACAGCACGACCGCCGACGCCGCGAACACGGATGCAATCGAGAACATTGCCGAGGAAATCGACCACGACGAAACGATTTCGCTCCTCCAGGACCTCGTGCGCATCGAGAGCCCGTACTTCGAGGAAGAAGAAATCACCGAGTTCGTGTACGACTGGCTCGACGAGCGTGGACTCGACCCCGAGTATCATCCGGTGAGCGAGTCGGAGTTAACGGGCTTCGAGGGCAACAACGTGCTCGCCCGGCTTTCGGGAACTGACCCCGAGGCTCCCACCCTGTTGTTGAACGCCCACATGGACACCGTCCAGCTGGTCGAGGCGTGGGAAGAGGACCCGCTCTCGGGGCGCATCGAAAATGGACGACTCTACGGGCAGGGGGCCTGCGACATGAAGGGCGGTCTCGCGGCCGTCATGGTCGCGTTCGAAGCACTCGCCGAGACCGACCTCGCCGGCGACGTCGTTTTCAGCGCCGTCGTCGACGAGGAGGGTCCCTACGGGCTGGGGGCGAACCAGCTCATTCGCGATGGAGTGACCGACGACTGCGATGGGGTCATCGTCACCGAACCGGGTCCGATTCTCGCCCAAGAGGACATCGAAAATCCCGCTCTGCTGCTCGGCGCGCGCGGGCGATTCCTCTACGACATCGGAGTCACAGGAAAAGCCGCCCACGGCTCCCAGCCCCACAAGGGAACGAACGCGGTCGTCGATGCGGGACGGCTGGCCGATGCGCTCGCCGACATCGAGGTGGGTACGCACGAACGGCTCGGCGACGGCTCGGTCTGCCCGATCGAAATCGACGGCGGCGGCGAGACGCTTTCGGTCCCCGAATCCTGTCGTCTGCTGGTCGATCGCCACGTCGTCATCGGCGAGGAGAAGGACCAAGTTCGCGCCGACGCCGAGCGCGCCGTCGATGACCTCGCCCTCGATTCCGAAGTACAGGTCGGATTCCGGGACGCGCCCGGGCCGGACGTCCGCTACGGACCGTACGTCACCGACCCCGACGACCCGCTCGTCGCGGCGCTGTCGGCGGGCGTCGAGCACGTCTCCGGTGACGAACCCGACACGGGGCACTTCGCCAGCGTCGGCGACTTCAACTACTTCGGCCATCGGGCCGGACTGCCCACGGTGATCGTCGGGCCGGACGGCGAGAACATCCACGGGGCCGGCGAGTTCGTCTACACCGACGAGGTCGTCGAGGTGGCGCGTATCGTCGCCGCCGGCTGTGCGTCGCTGCTCGGCAATGGCTAA
- a CDS encoding APC family permease: MSNAERNDDRSLARNIGPLGAMSTVVAGTLGAGLFVTLGTASSTTGPSVILVVAVAGALATAIAINYSWMATVFPGAAGSYAYVSRTFNTRLPGFLVTWSKWLGYMAADAVLAIGFGSYLQVFFPDLIAGQSEVALVGFGLLTVLFLVNLVGSRGYSLVQNVIFGLLVVAILVLVIPGTGTIETANYQPFFTGGFDGFFAAAVPLFYAYIGIAVAGQMGAEVKNPSRNLPLAMVGGTLILTILYMWTAAVIYGVVADYTVLADSARPLADAAETFLGANGAAIVAIGGLLATASSVNAVMAAGIKMPYSWSWDGVFPRWFSAVSDRFGSPHWSLLTLYAVSSALTFFTAGLDQAIKIATFSYLIAYFAVSVTLLYARAARPELIEQAGFDLGGWLYLTGAVGALGAFALLTQAYQGSLVIYVPWILVGIAVFGIYWYRGQQAGTDVEAILDTLPGVPSTEYDPDIQEASADD, encoded by the coding sequence ATGTCGAACGCGGAGCGAAACGACGACCGAAGTCTCGCGCGGAACATCGGCCCGCTCGGGGCGATGAGCACCGTCGTCGCCGGCACGCTCGGGGCCGGGCTGTTCGTCACGCTCGGCACTGCGAGTTCCACCACTGGTCCGAGCGTCATCCTCGTGGTCGCCGTGGCGGGGGCACTGGCGACCGCCATCGCCATCAACTACAGTTGGATGGCGACGGTGTTTCCGGGCGCGGCCGGCTCCTATGCGTACGTCTCGCGGACGTTCAACACGCGCCTGCCGGGCTTTCTGGTCACGTGGTCGAAGTGGCTCGGCTATATGGCCGCCGACGCCGTCCTCGCCATCGGCTTCGGCAGCTATCTCCAAGTCTTCTTCCCGGACCTCATAGCCGGCCAGAGCGAGGTCGCCTTGGTCGGCTTTGGCCTGCTCACCGTGCTCTTTCTGGTGAATCTCGTCGGTTCTCGGGGGTACAGCCTCGTCCAGAACGTCATCTTCGGCCTGCTCGTCGTCGCCATCCTCGTGCTCGTGATTCCGGGGACGGGCACCATCGAAACCGCGAACTACCAGCCCTTCTTCACCGGCGGCTTCGACGGCTTCTTCGCCGCCGCCGTCCCCCTCTTTTACGCTTACATCGGCATCGCGGTCGCGGGCCAGATGGGTGCGGAGGTCAAGAACCCGTCCAGAAACCTCCCCCTCGCGATGGTCGGCGGGACGCTGATCCTCACAATATTGTATATGTGGACGGCGGCGGTCATCTACGGTGTCGTGGCCGATTACACCGTGCTCGCCGACTCGGCACGACCGCTCGCCGACGCCGCCGAGACCTTTCTCGGGGCGAACGGGGCGGCCATCGTCGCCATCGGCGGCCTGCTCGCCACGGCCTCCAGCGTGAACGCGGTGATGGCCGCCGGCATCAAGATGCCGTACTCGTGGTCGTGGGACGGCGTCTTCCCGCGCTGGTTCTCGGCCGTCAGCGACCGCTTCGGCTCACCACACTGGTCGTTGCTCACCCTCTACGCGGTCTCCTCGGCGCTCACCTTCTTCACTGCCGGTCTCGACCAAGCCATCAAGATCGCCACGTTCAGCTATCTCATCGCCTACTTCGCCGTCTCGGTGACGCTGCTGTACGCCCGCGCCGCTCGCCCGGAACTCATCGAACAGGCTGGCTTCGATCTGGGTGGATGGCTCTATCTCACGGGGGCGGTCGGCGCGCTCGGCGCGTTCGCGCTGCTCACGCAGGCCTATCAGGGCTCGCTCGTCATCTACGTGCCGTGGATACTCGTCGGCATCGCCGTCTTCGGTATCTACTGGTATCGAGGCCAGCAGGCCGGCACCGACGTGGAAGCGATTCTCGATACCCTTCCCGGCGTGCCCTCGACCGAGTACGACCCAGACATCCAGGAGGCGTCCGCCGATGACTGA
- a CDS encoding helix-turn-helix domain-containing protein, producing MNASRSTGLRVTLDIWHPDCWTLAVTERLAGGLLGHGVYAIDGLATGRFTVYGETTAAVEELIDAARASPLTESVWEASARPTETPVPGSASRAIVVRYEHENSINDALVSRGFIPDEPVRMADGRECWTVLVDASREAVGERVEAVREEMHAEVRIENVTAAYSASGVLPTSDLSERQREVFDLARRRNYYCWPREASATDLADELDVSKATLLEHLRTAEAKLLGR from the coding sequence ATGAACGCCTCGCGCTCGACGGGGTTGCGAGTGACCCTCGACATCTGGCATCCCGACTGCTGGACGCTCGCAGTCACCGAGAGGCTGGCCGGCGGACTGCTCGGTCACGGCGTCTACGCGATCGACGGGCTGGCGACCGGCCGGTTCACCGTCTACGGCGAGACCACTGCCGCGGTCGAGGAACTGATCGACGCGGCGCGCGCCTCGCCGCTCACGGAATCGGTCTGGGAGGCGAGCGCGCGGCCGACCGAGACGCCCGTCCCCGGCAGCGCGAGCCGGGCCATCGTGGTGCGCTACGAACACGAGAACTCCATCAACGACGCGCTCGTCTCGCGCGGGTTCATCCCCGACGAGCCGGTGCGGATGGCCGACGGCCGGGAGTGCTGGACGGTGCTCGTCGACGCGAGCCGCGAGGCGGTCGGCGAGCGCGTCGAGGCGGTCCGCGAGGAGATGCATGCGGAGGTTCGCATCGAGAACGTCACTGCCGCCTACAGCGCGAGCGGCGTTTTACCCACTAGCGACCTCTCGGAACGCCAGCGCGAGGTCTTCGACCTCGCCCGCCGGCGGAACTACTACTGCTGGCCGCGCGAGGCGAGCGCCACGGACCTCGCCGACGAACTCGACGTCTCGAAGGCCACTCTGTTGGAGCATCTCCGGACGGCCGAGGCGAAACTGCTCGGTCGTTGA
- a CDS encoding DUF4013 domain-containing protein: MITMDIDIETLLRYPLQSDEWVTTVLVGGIALLLSFLFVPLFIVAGYGVRALRAGMDRAAEPPVFDDWGSLLTEGFIASVIGFVYQLIPTAVFFVVVGGSVAALATGSDVGAGLGIFGFFGGLFVWWLLAIVFGYVGVAGVANYAREGRFGAGFDMDTISGVVTSRAYLVAWAYVVLLNVAVGVVVAALNIVPILGGIVGVFVGFYALVVAAWLLGDGFATATTGGPRTTQVEGSPTGVGRSEP, encoded by the coding sequence ATGATTACTATGGACATCGACATCGAGACGCTCCTGCGCTACCCTCTCCAGTCCGACGAGTGGGTGACGACCGTGCTCGTCGGCGGCATCGCGCTGTTGCTTTCGTTCCTGTTCGTCCCGCTGTTCATCGTCGCTGGCTACGGGGTGCGGGCGCTCCGAGCGGGCATGGACCGCGCCGCCGAGCCACCGGTCTTCGACGACTGGGGCAGCCTATTGACCGAGGGGTTCATCGCCAGCGTCATCGGGTTCGTCTATCAATTGATTCCGACAGCGGTATTCTTCGTCGTCGTCGGCGGATCGGTCGCCGCGCTGGCGACCGGTTCGGACGTCGGGGCCGGCCTCGGTATCTTCGGCTTCTTCGGCGGGCTGTTCGTCTGGTGGCTGCTCGCCATCGTCTTCGGCTACGTGGGCGTCGCCGGCGTCGCGAACTACGCCCGGGAGGGCCGCTTCGGCGCGGGGTTCGATATGGATACCATCTCCGGGGTCGTCACCTCGCGTGCGTATCTGGTCGCGTGGGCGTACGTCGTTCTCCTGAACGTCGCCGTGGGTGTCGTCGTCGCGGCGCTCAACATCGTGCCGATACTCGGCGGCATCGTCGGCGTGTTCGTTGGCTTCTACGCGCTCGTCGTCGCGGCGTGGCTGCTCGGCGACGGGTTCGCCACGGCCACGACGGGGGGACCGCGAACCACACAGGTCGAGGGCTCGCCCACCGGCGTCGGCCGCTCGGAACCGTGA
- a CDS encoding helix-turn-helix domain-containing protein produces the protein MHSTDSEPARSAAPRVRGADGTPRRSMSLVAEYTVDLPAYAAILTDLPGMRLVVEGMTACGPETVSVTVWAEGDEFAALEAGFGRTALIDELRELSDRIDGRKLYQFRLPAAATTYWAWTGLGGVLLDCTLSHSGMWMRMRCPDRDALAAYHDHCETRDCSFELSGLKETDGSPTNAHGMLTAPQAELLMAAVERGYFDVPRRVTMGDLAAEFDISNQAASERLRRGLSNTFRNGVLDDPNVR, from the coding sequence GTGCATTCGACCGATTCCGAGCCAGCCCGGAGTGCCGCCCCGCGGGTTCGTGGGGCGGACGGGACACCGCGCCGGTCGATGAGTCTGGTCGCCGAGTACACGGTCGATCTGCCGGCGTACGCAGCCATCCTGACGGACCTTCCCGGGATGCGACTCGTGGTCGAGGGGATGACCGCGTGCGGTCCCGAGACGGTGTCGGTGACGGTCTGGGCCGAAGGGGATGAGTTCGCGGCGCTCGAAGCCGGGTTCGGCCGAACAGCACTGATCGACGAGCTGCGTGAATTGAGCGACCGCATCGACGGGCGGAAGCTGTATCAGTTCCGACTGCCGGCCGCGGCGACGACGTACTGGGCGTGGACGGGTCTCGGCGGCGTGTTGCTCGACTGTACGCTCAGCCATTCCGGCATGTGGATGCGAATGCGCTGTCCGGATCGGGACGCGCTCGCCGCCTACCACGACCACTGCGAGACACGGGACTGTTCGTTCGAACTCAGCGGGCTGAAGGAGACCGACGGTTCGCCCACGAACGCCCACGGCATGCTCACCGCGCCGCAAGCCGAACTGCTCATGGCGGCCGTCGAGAGGGGGTATTTCGACGTTCCGCGCCGCGTCACGATGGGCGACCTCGCGGCGGAGTTCGACATCTCGAACCAAGCGGCCTCCGAACGGCTGCGCCGCGGCCTCTCGAACACCTTCCGGAACGGCGTCCTCGACGACCCGAACGTGCGCTGA
- a CDS encoding BCCT family transporter gives MGMVEEFRDEVDPIVFTFGAGLAVLFIVLFLVAPDTFVGAVSGLQALVLDNFNWGYLVVMLFFLIFLGFLIVGPWGNLTFGDESPEYSYFSYFAMLYSAGLAAGTAFWGPTEALLHYGSVPPLYGGVADASAAAIPIAVQYSAFHWMFTQYVGFTLFGIGIGYYVYNHGAPLRVSSILTPFIGADSIKDSNWATLVDVLAVFATLGGVATSLGFIGRQFLTGLDYQWGIDLGSTGTILVITGMTVLFTVSLLLGVDKGIRRLSDFNMVLFFVLMVATLIVGPTVFILQTSVNAMSGVITDFFSMSLFLDTANNNAWANSWTVFFWAWPLAWSPFVGLFIARISRGRSVREVAFTGTGAMALASVPWFLILGTAGTWLQHTGRANMLGPINRLGESVSGYVLYSALPLGSLLLVGFVVLVVTFFVTSADSSSLALAMLTTGGKESPSSISRVFWAVLLGAVAAVLILIGKANAFQSAAAITALPIAILGLVTVIGLTKSFRQQYGNLLLREETVLFGTSSRSGSQSPSDTGATEDD, from the coding sequence ATGGGGATGGTCGAGGAGTTCCGCGACGAAGTCGACCCGATAGTGTTCACCTTCGGCGCGGGCCTCGCGGTGTTGTTCATCGTGCTGTTTTTAGTGGCCCCCGACACGTTCGTCGGGGCCGTTAGCGGGTTGCAGGCGCTCGTGCTCGACAACTTCAACTGGGGCTACCTCGTCGTCATGCTGTTTTTCCTGATCTTCCTCGGCTTCCTCATCGTCGGGCCGTGGGGAAATCTCACGTTCGGCGACGAGTCGCCGGAGTACAGCTACTTCTCGTATTTCGCAATGCTCTACTCGGCGGGGCTCGCGGCTGGCACCGCCTTCTGGGGGCCGACCGAGGCACTCCTGCACTACGGCAGCGTCCCGCCGCTGTACGGCGGGGTCGCCGACGCGTCGGCGGCCGCGATACCGATCGCGGTGCAGTATTCGGCCTTTCACTGGATGTTCACCCAGTACGTCGGCTTCACCCTCTTCGGTATCGGCATCGGCTACTACGTCTACAACCACGGCGCGCCGCTGCGCGTCTCGTCGATTCTGACGCCCTTTATCGGTGCCGACAGCATCAAGGACAGCAACTGGGCGACGCTCGTCGACGTGCTGGCGGTGTTCGCGACGCTCGGCGGCGTGGCGACATCGCTCGGGTTCATCGGCCGACAGTTCCTCACCGGACTCGATTATCAGTGGGGTATCGACCTCGGCAGCACGGGGACGATACTCGTCATCACCGGGATGACGGTGCTCTTTACCGTCTCGCTGTTGCTCGGCGTCGACAAGGGCATCCGTCGGCTGTCCGACTTCAACATGGTGCTCTTCTTCGTGTTGATGGTCGCCACGCTCATCGTCGGCCCGACCGTATTCATCCTCCAGACGTCGGTCAACGCGATGAGCGGCGTCATCACCGACTTCTTCAGCATGAGCCTCTTTCTCGATACGGCGAACAACAACGCGTGGGCCAACAGTTGGACGGTCTTCTTCTGGGCGTGGCCGCTGGCGTGGTCGCCCTTCGTCGGGCTATTCATCGCGCGCATCTCGCGCGGGCGCAGCGTCCGTGAGGTCGCCTTCACGGGCACCGGCGCGATGGCGCTGGCGTCGGTGCCGTGGTTCCTGATCCTCGGCACCGCCGGCACGTGGCTCCAGCACACCGGGCGGGCGAACATGCTCGGTCCCATCAACCGCCTCGGCGAGTCCGTCTCGGGCTACGTGCTCTACAGCGCGCTGCCGCTCGGGTCGCTGCTGCTCGTCGGGTTCGTCGTCCTCGTGGTGACGTTCTTCGTCACGTCGGCTGACTCGTCGTCGCTCGCGCTGGCGATGTTGACCACGGGCGGCAAGGAGAGTCCCTCGTCGATCAGCCGCGTCTTCTGGGCCGTCTTGCTGGGTGCGGTCGCGGCGGTGCTCATCCTCATCGGCAAGGCGAACGCCTTCCAGTCGGCGGCCGCCATCACCGCGCTCCCGATCGCCATCCTCGGTCTCGTGACCGTCATTGGGCTGACGAAGTCCTTCCGCCAGCAGTACGGCAATCTCCTGCTGCGAGAGGAAACGGTATTGTTCGGAACGAGCAGCCGCTCGGGCAGCCAGAGTCCGTCCGATACAGGGGCTACGGAAGACGACTGA
- a CDS encoding RidA family protein produces the protein MPERIVTDDAPRNDNPYSQAVSAGDTLYVSGYGPVDSAGEEVAGAVEAQTEQALENVERTVAAAGGSLADLVKVTVYLTDLDDYDAMNDAYGARFGATPPARVCVEVSRLPGDVAVEMDGIAFLGDR, from the coding sequence ATGCCCGAACGCATCGTCACCGACGACGCGCCGCGCAACGACAACCCCTACTCGCAGGCCGTCAGCGCCGGTGACACACTATACGTGTCGGGTTACGGCCCGGTCGATTCTGCTGGCGAGGAGGTCGCGGGCGCTGTTGAAGCGCAGACCGAGCAGGCCCTCGAAAACGTCGAGCGCACCGTCGCGGCCGCGGGCGGGTCGCTTGCCGACCTCGTGAAAGTGACCGTCTATCTCACCGACCTCGACGACTACGACGCGATGAACGACGCCTACGGAGCACGCTTTGGCGCGACACCGCCGGCTCGCGTCTGCGTCGAGGTCTCCCGCTTGCCGGGCGACGTCGCCGTCGAGATGGATGGCATCGCGTTTCTCGGCGACCGATAA
- a CDS encoding aspartate aminotransferase family protein, which produces MVDSPPIGDLHFDDAPNVGSVPGPESQELLDKQREIDSSAVAYPEDIPVAFDEGKGATVRDADGNTFIDMFGGIGVLNVGHANPYVLEAVHEQADKLVHTVDFPTEARLELIEKLDEIAPGNLQGNNRVVFGGPTGSDAIEAAIKLAKYNTGGDGLIAFRGAYHGATSGALSLTSNTGAKEHYTPLLSDVVHAPYPNPFEQGKAPDEAVEHALEEVTAIVEDPYGGLANPAGIFVEPIQGEGGVVVPPEGFLAGLREIADENDLPLIFDEIQAGMGRTGEWWAGEHEGVTPDIMTTAKALGGIGFPLSATIYREDLDTWGSGDHAGTYRGHVVAMRAGSRAIEYIQQHDLLAHARDLGANIRARLREIADGNSHLGEVRGRGLFVGAEFVDGDGNPDSDLVDAIQQYCYEHGVLVWTAGRHGNVLRLLPPLVLTDDLADTALDVVADAISHVTTAEQPTA; this is translated from the coding sequence ATGGTCGATAGTCCACCCATCGGCGACTTGCATTTCGACGATGCACCGAACGTCGGGAGCGTTCCCGGACCGGAATCGCAGGAACTGCTCGACAAGCAGCGCGAAATCGACAGCAGCGCCGTCGCCTATCCCGAGGACATCCCCGTCGCGTTCGATGAGGGCAAGGGCGCGACGGTGCGGGACGCCGACGGCAACACCTTCATCGACATGTTCGGCGGCATCGGCGTGCTCAACGTCGGCCATGCCAATCCATATGTGTTGGAAGCAGTCCACGAACAGGCCGACAAACTGGTTCATACTGTTGATTTCCCGACCGAGGCGCGCCTCGAACTCATCGAGAAGCTCGACGAGATAGCGCCCGGCAACCTCCAGGGCAACAACCGCGTCGTCTTTGGAGGACCGACTGGCAGCGACGCCATCGAGGCGGCCATCAAACTCGCCAAGTACAACACCGGTGGTGACGGTCTCATCGCCTTTCGGGGGGCCTACCACGGCGCGACCAGCGGCGCGCTCAGCCTCACCTCGAACACCGGGGCGAAGGAGCACTACACGCCGCTGCTTTCCGATGTCGTACACGCCCCCTACCCGAACCCGTTCGAACAGGGAAAAGCTCCCGACGAGGCCGTCGAACACGCACTTGAAGAGGTCACGGCCATCGTCGAGGACCCCTATGGCGGACTTGCCAACCCCGCAGGCATCTTCGTCGAGCCGATTCAGGGCGAGGGCGGCGTCGTCGTCCCACCGGAGGGATTCCTCGCCGGACTCCGCGAGATCGCCGACGAGAACGACCTTCCCCTGATCTTCGACGAGATTCAGGCCGGCATGGGTCGGACCGGCGAGTGGTGGGCCGGCGAGCACGAGGGCGTCACGCCCGACATCATGACCACCGCGAAGGCTCTTGGAGGGATTGGCTTCCCGCTGTCGGCGACCATCTACCGCGAGGACCTCGATACGTGGGGATCGGGCGACCACGCCGGCACGTATCGTGGCCACGTCGTGGCGATGCGGGCCGGCAGCCGCGCCATCGAGTACATCCAACAGCACGACCTGCTCGCCCACGCGCGCGACCTCGGTGCTAACATCCGTGCGCGCCTGCGAGAGATCGCCGACGGCAACAGCCATCTCGGCGAAGTCCGAGGGAGAGGACTGTTCGTCGGTGCGGAGTTCGTCGACGGGGACGGCAATCCCGATTCCGATCTCGTGGATGCGATCCAGCAGTACTGCTACGAACACGGCGTCCTCGTCTGGACCGCCGGCCGCCACGGCAACGTCCTCCGACTGTTGCCGCCGCTGGTGCTCACCGACGACCTCGCCGACACCGCCCTCGACGTCGTCGCCGACGCCATCTCCCACGTGACGACGGCCGAGCAGCCGACCGCCTGA